A single genomic interval of Bradyrhizobium japonicum USDA 6 harbors:
- a CDS encoding pyridoxal-phosphate-dependent aminotransferase family protein translates to MTVHTGRHFLQIPGPTNVPDRVLRAMDMPTLDHRGPEFAELGFAVLASMQRVFRTQHPVIIFPSSGTGAWEAAMVNVFAPGDKVLMCETGQFAVLWRGIADKFKLDVDFIPSDWRHGADLAEIEKRLAADKQHTIKAVCVVHNETSTGCVTPPLEVRKLLDRVRHPALLMVDTISGLGSMEYEHDAWGIDVSVAGSQKGLMLPPGLGFNAVSEKALAVAKANPGMRSYWDWQEVISFNKLGTFPYTPATNLLYGLREAVKMLEEEGLENVWTRHKRHSAATRAAVKVWGLETQCADPAAHSPALTGVRVPDGHDADAFRKVVLENFDMSLGTGLNKVKGKVFRIGHIGHFNDLMLMGTLAGVEMGLDLAKIPHRSGGVLAAMDVLKGRDAVPMAKAQVA, encoded by the coding sequence ATGACCGTGCACACTGGAAGGCATTTCTTACAGATTCCAGGACCGACCAACGTGCCCGACCGGGTGCTGCGGGCGATGGACATGCCGACGCTGGACCATCGCGGTCCGGAGTTCGCCGAGCTCGGTTTTGCGGTCCTCGCCTCGATGCAGCGGGTGTTCCGCACCCAGCACCCCGTCATCATCTTCCCCTCGTCCGGCACCGGTGCCTGGGAAGCGGCGATGGTCAACGTGTTCGCCCCCGGCGACAAGGTTTTGATGTGCGAGACCGGCCAGTTCGCCGTGCTGTGGCGCGGCATCGCCGACAAGTTCAAGCTCGACGTCGACTTCATCCCGAGCGACTGGCGCCATGGCGCCGACCTCGCCGAGATCGAGAAGCGCCTTGCCGCCGACAAGCAGCACACGATCAAGGCGGTCTGCGTCGTTCACAACGAGACCTCGACCGGCTGCGTGACGCCGCCGCTCGAGGTGCGCAAGCTGCTCGACCGCGTCAGGCATCCGGCCCTCCTGATGGTCGACACCATCTCCGGCCTCGGCTCGATGGAATACGAGCACGATGCCTGGGGCATCGACGTCTCGGTCGCCGGCTCGCAGAAGGGCCTGATGCTGCCCCCGGGCCTCGGCTTCAACGCCGTCTCGGAGAAGGCGCTCGCGGTGGCGAAGGCCAACCCCGGCATGCGCTCCTACTGGGACTGGCAGGAGGTCATCTCCTTCAACAAGCTCGGCACCTTCCCCTATACGCCCGCGACCAATCTGCTCTATGGCCTGCGTGAAGCGGTCAAGATGCTGGAAGAGGAGGGGCTGGAGAATGTCTGGACCCGCCACAAGCGCCACAGCGCCGCGACCCGCGCCGCGGTCAAGGTCTGGGGCCTGGAGACGCAGTGCGCCGATCCCGCCGCACACTCGCCGGCGCTGACCGGCGTGCGCGTGCCCGATGGACACGACGCCGACGCCTTCCGCAAGGTGGTGCTCGAAAACTTCGACATGTCGCTCGGCACGGGCCTGAACAAGGTCAAGGGCAAGGTGTTCCGCATCGGCCATATCGGCCATTTCAACGACCTGATGCTGATGGGCACGCTCGCCGGCGTCGAGATGGGCCTGGATCTTGCAAAGATTCCGCACCGGAGCGGCGGCGTATTGGCGGCCATGGACGTCCTGAAGGGACGCGACGCGGTGCCGATGGCCAAGGCCCAGGTGGCCTGA
- a CDS encoding MFS transporter codes for MGIRFKATHVVLAMLCAMYFITYVDRVNIGTAASEIQKELGLSNTQLGLVFSAFAYPYLLFQVIGGWVGDRFGPRKTLFWCGMIWAAATISTGFVNGLAALFVARFALGFGEGATFPTATRAMQYWTPANRRGFAQGLTHSFARLGNAVTPPVVALLILWLTWRGAFVVLGLVSLVWGVVWVWYFRNEPKEHASITEAELAALPPRPTGERPGVPWGPLLGRMWPVTLTYFCYGWCLWLYLNWLPLFFKNNYNLDIKNSALFASGVFFAGVVGDSVGGVLSDKILDRTGNVRLARLSVTVAGFTGALLSLFPILFVHDITIVALCLSAGFFCAELVIGPMWSIPMDIAPKCSGTASGLMNTGSAFAAIVSPLVAGFVIDATGNWYLPFLMSMGLLLLGGFSAFLMHPERPFTEAEGRLPVGKVVAAE; via the coding sequence ATGGGAATTCGGTTCAAGGCCACGCATGTCGTCTTGGCGATGCTCTGCGCGATGTATTTCATCACCTATGTCGACCGGGTGAACATCGGCACCGCCGCGAGCGAGATCCAGAAGGAGCTGGGTCTGTCGAACACCCAGCTTGGCCTCGTGTTCTCCGCCTTCGCCTATCCCTATCTGCTGTTCCAGGTGATCGGCGGCTGGGTCGGCGATCGTTTCGGGCCGCGCAAGACCCTGTTCTGGTGTGGCATGATCTGGGCGGCGGCGACCATCTCGACCGGCTTCGTCAACGGTCTTGCCGCACTGTTCGTTGCGCGCTTCGCGCTCGGCTTCGGCGAGGGCGCGACCTTCCCGACGGCAACGCGCGCGATGCAATACTGGACGCCCGCGAACCGCCGCGGTTTTGCGCAGGGACTGACCCATTCCTTCGCCCGGCTCGGCAACGCCGTGACGCCACCGGTGGTGGCGCTGCTCATCCTCTGGCTGACCTGGCGCGGCGCGTTCGTCGTGCTCGGTCTCGTCAGTCTGGTCTGGGGCGTCGTCTGGGTCTGGTACTTCCGCAACGAGCCGAAGGAGCACGCCTCCATCACCGAGGCCGAGCTCGCCGCACTGCCGCCGCGCCCGACCGGCGAGCGGCCGGGCGTTCCGTGGGGGCCGTTGCTCGGACGCATGTGGCCAGTGACGCTGACCTATTTCTGCTACGGCTGGTGCCTGTGGCTCTATCTCAACTGGCTGCCGCTGTTCTTCAAGAACAACTACAATCTCGACATCAAGAACTCGGCGCTGTTCGCCTCCGGCGTGTTCTTCGCCGGCGTGGTCGGCGACAGCGTCGGCGGCGTGCTTTCGGACAAGATCCTCGATCGCACCGGCAACGTCCGCCTGGCGCGGCTGAGCGTCACCGTTGCGGGATTTACGGGCGCGCTGCTTTCGCTGTTTCCAATCCTGTTCGTCCACGACATCACGATCGTCGCGCTGTGCCTGTCGGCCGGCTTCTTCTGCGCCGAGCTGGTGATCGGCCCGATGTGGTCGATCCCGATGGACATCGCCCCGAAATGTTCCGGCACCGCCTCGGGGCTCATGAACACCGGCTCGGCCTTCGCCGCCATCGTCTCTCCGCTCGTTGCCGGCTTCGTGATCGACGCGACCGGCAACTGGTACCTGCCGTTCCTGATGTCGATGGGGCTGCTGTTGCTCGGTGGCTTCTCCGCCTTCCTGATGCATCCGGAGCGTCCGTTTACGGAAGCCGAGGGGCGCCTGCCGGTCGGAAAGGTGGTGGCCGCGGAGTAG
- a CDS encoding FAD-binding and (Fe-S)-binding domain-containing protein yields MTNASSLERRLRAEMTGDVLFDGFSRGRYATDASFYQIMPTGVVVPRTMDEALRALAIARDEGLKVTPRGGGTSQCGQTVNDGLVVDLSKHLNRILSLDVASRTCVVEPGIVLDDLNRQLKKHGLWFPVDVSTASRATIGGMAGNNSCGGRSLRYGTMRDNTLSMEAALADGTLGRYGEVSRDLSDLDANDSARALFRDMLDLGAREADEIAARFPKVQRRVGGYNLDALTPRNARNNMAHLLVGSEGTLAFTTKVELKLWPVIRNKALGICHFGSFYEAMDAAQHLVKLKPIAVELVDRTMLALGRDIAMFRPIISAAIKGDPDAVLVVEFAEEDQADNLVRLKQLGELMGDLGFGWNNEQRKWGGVVEITEPALQSGIADFRAAGLNVMMSMKQEGKPVSFVEDCAVPLPHLADYTARLSEVFAKHGTSGTMYAHASEGCLHVRPVLNLKLEKDVKAMRAIAEEAFALVREYKGSHSGEHGDGLVRSEFHETMFGERLVADFREVKSRFDPEGVLNPGKIVDAPRMDDRSLFRFRPDYRVTELKTRLDWSAYPGAGGGFQGAVEMCNNNGACRKLEGGVMCPSYRATRNEKDVTRGRANSLRLAISGQLGPDALSSDEMMETLKLCVSCKACRHECPTGVDMAKMKIEVLAARAASHGLTLRDRLVGYLPRYAGLASHFAPLANLRNRSPLLRKLFERFAGISARRALPAFRSDVFMPPAEAVGPETGREVVLFTDTFNRIYERENLDAALRVFAAGGYRVHLPRPSSGSRPLCCGRTFLSAGLVDEARAELDRLVAAFAPFAARGVPIVGLEPSCLLTLRDELASLRKDNDARAVGAHALTFEEFLVREAEAGRLQLPLGTVADKAVVHGHCHQKSFGAFKPVEQVLRLIPDLKVETIESSCCGMAGAFGYGADTYDASIEMAELSLLPAVRRADQNTLVVADGTSCRHQIHDGAQREALHVARVLAMSLDRAGANSTSHTKKETSHG; encoded by the coding sequence ATGACAAACGCCTCCTCGCTCGAACGGCGCCTGCGCGCGGAAATGACCGGCGATGTCCTGTTCGACGGCTTCAGCCGCGGCCGCTATGCCACCGACGCCTCGTTCTACCAGATCATGCCGACCGGCGTGGTCGTGCCCAGGACCATGGATGAGGCCTTGCGGGCACTGGCGATCGCCCGTGACGAGGGCCTGAAGGTGACCCCGCGCGGCGGCGGCACCTCGCAATGCGGCCAGACCGTCAATGACGGCCTCGTGGTCGATCTCTCGAAGCACCTGAACCGGATCCTGTCGCTCGACGTCGCCAGCCGCACCTGCGTGGTCGAGCCCGGCATCGTGCTCGACGATCTCAACCGTCAGCTCAAGAAGCACGGCCTGTGGTTTCCGGTCGACGTCTCCACGGCCTCGCGCGCGACCATCGGCGGCATGGCCGGCAACAATTCCTGCGGTGGCCGCTCCCTTCGCTACGGCACGATGCGCGACAACACGCTATCGATGGAGGCGGCGCTCGCCGACGGCACGCTTGGCCGCTACGGCGAGGTGTCGCGCGACCTCTCCGATCTCGATGCGAACGACAGCGCGCGCGCCCTGTTCCGCGACATGCTCGATCTCGGCGCCCGCGAGGCCGACGAGATCGCCGCGCGCTTTCCCAAGGTGCAGCGCCGGGTCGGCGGCTATAATCTCGATGCGCTGACGCCGCGCAATGCGCGCAACAACATGGCGCATCTCCTGGTCGGCTCCGAAGGCACCCTCGCCTTCACCACCAAGGTCGAGCTGAAGCTGTGGCCTGTCATTCGCAACAAGGCGCTCGGCATCTGCCACTTCGGCAGCTTCTACGAGGCGATGGACGCCGCCCAGCACCTGGTCAAGCTCAAGCCGATCGCGGTCGAGCTGGTCGACCGCACCATGCTCGCGCTCGGCCGCGACATCGCGATGTTCAGGCCGATCATCTCCGCCGCTATCAAGGGCGATCCGGATGCCGTTCTGGTGGTGGAGTTCGCCGAAGAGGACCAGGCGGACAATCTGGTGCGCCTCAAGCAACTCGGCGAATTGATGGGCGATCTCGGCTTCGGCTGGAACAACGAGCAGCGCAAATGGGGCGGCGTGGTGGAGATCACCGAGCCCGCACTCCAGAGCGGCATTGCCGATTTCCGCGCCGCCGGCCTCAATGTCATGATGTCGATGAAGCAGGAGGGCAAGCCGGTCTCGTTCGTCGAGGATTGCGCCGTGCCGCTGCCGCATCTGGCCGACTACACCGCGCGCTTGAGCGAGGTTTTCGCAAAGCACGGCACCAGCGGCACGATGTATGCGCATGCCTCCGAGGGCTGCCTGCACGTGCGGCCCGTGCTGAACCTGAAGCTGGAGAAGGACGTCAAGGCGATGCGGGCCATCGCCGAGGAAGCCTTCGCGCTGGTGCGTGAATACAAGGGCTCGCATTCAGGCGAGCATGGCGATGGCCTGGTGCGCTCGGAATTCCACGAGACCATGTTCGGCGAGCGTCTCGTCGCCGATTTCAGGGAGGTGAAGAGCCGCTTCGATCCCGAGGGCGTCCTCAATCCCGGCAAGATCGTCGATGCGCCCCGGATGGACGATCGCTCGCTGTTCCGCTTCCGGCCCGACTATCGCGTCACCGAGCTGAAGACCAGGCTGGACTGGTCCGCCTATCCCGGCGCCGGCGGCGGATTCCAAGGCGCCGTCGAGATGTGCAACAATAACGGCGCCTGCCGCAAGCTCGAGGGCGGCGTGATGTGCCCGTCCTACCGCGCGACGCGCAACGAGAAGGACGTCACCCGCGGCCGCGCCAACAGCTTGCGGCTCGCCATCTCCGGCCAGCTCGGTCCCGACGCGTTGTCCTCCGACGAGATGATGGAGACCCTAAAACTCTGCGTCTCCTGCAAGGCCTGCCGCCACGAATGCCCGACCGGCGTCGACATGGCCAAGATGAAGATCGAGGTGCTCGCTGCCCGCGCAGCGTCCCATGGCCTGACCCTGCGCGATCGCTTGGTCGGCTACCTCCCGCGCTATGCCGGTCTCGCATCGCACTTCGCGCCACTCGCCAATTTGCGCAACCGCAGCCCGTTGCTCCGAAAGCTGTTCGAGCGCTTTGCCGGCATCAGCGCGCGCCGCGCCCTGCCCGCCTTCCGCAGCGACGTGTTCATGCCGCCTGCGGAAGCGGTCGGGCCGGAGACCGGCCGCGAAGTCGTGTTGTTCACGGACACCTTCAATCGCATCTACGAGCGCGAAAATCTCGACGCCGCGCTCCGCGTGTTCGCGGCGGGTGGTTATCGCGTGCACCTGCCCAGGCCTTCGAGCGGCAGTCGCCCGCTCTGCTGCGGCCGTACATTCCTCTCAGCCGGTCTCGTCGACGAAGCCAGGGCCGAGCTCGACCGCCTCGTGGCCGCGTTCGCGCCCTTTGCCGCCCGCGGCGTGCCGATCGTCGGCCTTGAGCCGAGCTGCCTGCTGACGCTGCGCGACGAGCTCGCCTCGCTGCGCAAGGACAACGATGCCAGGGCCGTCGGCGCCCACGCGCTGACTTTCGAGGAATTTTTGGTGCGCGAAGCGGAGGCCGGAAGGCTGCAGCTGCCGCTCGGTACCGTCGCCGACAAGGCCGTCGTGCACGGCCATTGCCACCAAAAATCCTTCGGCGCCTTCAAGCCGGTCGAGCAGGTGCTGCGCCTCATTCCGGACCTGAAGGTCGAGACCATCGAATCGAGCTGCTGCGGCATGGCCGGCGCGTTCGGTTACGGCGCTGACACCTATGATGCCTCGATCGAGATGGCCGAACTGTCGCTGCTGCCCGCCGTGCGGCGCGCCGACCAAAATACGCTGGTCGTCGCTGACGGCACCTCCTGCCGACATCAGATCCACGACGGCGCCCAGCGCGAAGCGCTTCACGTTGCGCGCGTGCTGGCGATGAGCCTCGACCGCGCCGGAGCAAATTCCACTTCTCACACTAAAAAGGAAACCAGCCATGGCTGA
- a CDS encoding Bug family tripartite tricarboxylate transporter substrate binding protein encodes MKAAITLAAALCGAPAFAGWEPTKPVEIVVAAGAGGASDQMARMMQAAIQKNNLMKQPIVVSLKGGASGAEALMYMKSSEGDPNKVLIAYSLIYMLPLSAKIPFNWRELTPVSVIALDQFVLWDNSAGPKTVKEFVAAAKAASSPFKMGGTGSKREDHVLTVFLEQKTGAKFSYLPYKSGGEAATQLVGNHTESNVNNPSENLEVWRAGQVRPLCVFDKERISYTSKVTDTQSWADIPTCKEEGVDVQYLMLRAMFLPGKVTPEQQAFYVDLFHKVTQTAEYKDYMEKQALKPIFLTGKDMVQFLEEDDATNKSLMTEAGFVAK; translated from the coding sequence ATGAAGGCCGCAATCACGCTGGCCGCCGCGCTTTGTGGCGCGCCGGCTTTTGCTGGCTGGGAGCCGACCAAACCCGTCGAGATCGTGGTGGCCGCCGGCGCGGGCGGCGCCTCCGACCAGATGGCGCGGATGATGCAGGCCGCCATTCAGAAGAACAATCTGATGAAGCAGCCGATCGTCGTCTCGCTCAAGGGCGGCGCCTCGGGCGCGGAAGCGCTGATGTACATGAAGTCCAGCGAAGGCGACCCGAACAAGGTGCTGATCGCCTATTCGCTGATCTACATGCTGCCGCTGTCGGCGAAGATCCCGTTCAACTGGCGCGAGCTGACGCCGGTCTCGGTGATCGCGCTAGACCAGTTCGTACTGTGGGACAACAGCGCAGGTCCGAAGACGGTGAAGGAATTCGTCGCGGCCGCGAAGGCGGCGAGTTCGCCGTTCAAGATGGGCGGCACCGGCTCCAAGCGCGAGGATCACGTGCTGACCGTCTTCCTCGAGCAGAAGACCGGCGCGAAATTCTCCTATCTGCCCTACAAGTCCGGCGGCGAGGCCGCCACCCAGCTCGTCGGCAACCACACTGAATCCAACGTCAACAATCCGAGCGAAAATCTCGAAGTCTGGCGTGCCGGCCAGGTGCGTCCGCTCTGCGTGTTCGACAAGGAGCGCATTTCCTACACCAGCAAGGTGACGGACACGCAATCCTGGGCCGACATCCCGACCTGCAAGGAGGAGGGCGTCGACGTCCAGTATCTGATGCTGCGCGCGATGTTCCTGCCCGGCAAGGTCACGCCGGAGCAGCAGGCGTTCTATGTCGATCTGTTCCACAAGGTGACGCAGACCGCGGAATACAAGGACTACATGGAAAAGCAGGCGCTGAAGCCGATCTTCCTCACCGGCAAGGACATGGTGCAATTCCTCGAGGAGGACGACGCCACCAACAAGTCGCTGATGACGGAAGCCGGATTCGTCGCGAAGTAA
- a CDS encoding tripartite tricarboxylate transporter TctB family protein, whose amino-acid sequence MSQTDLEIVVDDPTAPEDDSPSVVSSGTIEIFVCLLLLALAATLGYDNWRTGASWDSTGPEPGYFPFYLSVILGGGSLYGLIAAFVAHRAASESFVTRAQARRVMAVFVPTLLFCLVMQFLGLYVASFLLIAGFMRLVGKIALWKSLLTALLFTAIMFITFDIAFDVIMPKGPLEAAFGY is encoded by the coding sequence ATGTCCCAAACCGATCTTGAAATCGTCGTCGACGATCCGACCGCGCCTGAAGACGACTCACCCTCCGTCGTCTCCTCCGGCACGATCGAGATATTCGTCTGCCTGCTGTTGCTCGCGTTGGCCGCAACGCTCGGCTATGACAATTGGCGCACCGGCGCCTCCTGGGATTCGACCGGGCCGGAGCCCGGCTATTTCCCGTTCTATCTCTCCGTCATCCTCGGTGGCGGCAGCCTCTATGGCCTGATTGCGGCCTTCGTGGCGCACCGCGCGGCATCCGAAAGCTTCGTCACGCGTGCGCAAGCGCGCCGTGTGATGGCGGTGTTCGTGCCGACGCTGCTGTTCTGCCTGGTGATGCAGTTCCTCGGCCTCTACGTCGCGAGCTTCCTCCTGATCGCGGGCTTCATGCGGCTCGTCGGCAAGATCGCGCTGTGGAAGTCGCTGCTCACTGCCCTCCTGTTCACGGCGATCATGTTCATCACCTTCGACATCGCCTTCGACGTCATCATGCCGAAAGGGCCGCTCGAAGCGGCCTTCGGCTACTAG
- a CDS encoding GntR family transcriptional regulator: MKSTIPDTGVPIAPPAANGGDRQEASLHGEILLRLRDYVVEGNIPDGARVPERQLCAMLGISRTPLREALKVLASEGLIELLPNRGARVRQLSQRDLEELFDVMAGLESLAGRLACEAITDEEITAIEQLHYEMYGHYLHRDMHGYFQTNQRIHESIVAAARNETLKSAYANFAGRIRRVRYSANFARKRQRWAEAMREHETILDALRRRAASELSDILFQHLRNKRAAAIEHLTEPQADAPVSP; encoded by the coding sequence ATGAAATCCACGATTCCCGACACCGGGGTTCCGATCGCCCCACCAGCCGCAAATGGCGGCGACCGCCAGGAGGCCTCGCTTCACGGCGAGATCCTGCTGCGGCTGCGCGACTACGTGGTCGAGGGCAATATCCCCGACGGCGCGCGTGTCCCCGAGCGCCAGCTCTGCGCGATGCTAGGGATCTCCCGCACGCCGCTGCGCGAGGCCCTGAAGGTGCTCGCCTCCGAGGGCCTGATCGAGCTTCTGCCCAACCGCGGCGCGCGCGTCCGCCAGCTCAGCCAGCGCGACCTCGAGGAGCTGTTCGACGTCATGGCGGGGCTGGAGAGCCTTGCCGGACGCCTCGCCTGCGAGGCCATCACGGATGAGGAAATCACGGCGATCGAGCAGCTGCATTACGAGATGTACGGGCACTATCTGCATCGCGACATGCACGGCTATTTCCAGACCAACCAGCGCATCCACGAAAGCATCGTCGCAGCCGCACGCAACGAGACGCTGAAGAGCGCCTACGCCAACTTCGCTGGCCGCATCCGCCGGGTCCGTTACTCCGCCAATTTCGCCCGCAAGCGGCAGCGCTGGGCGGAAGCGATGCGCGAGCACGAGACCATCCTCGACGCGCTGCGCCGCCGCGCCGCCAGCGAGCTCAGCGACATCCTGTTCCAGCACCTGCGCAACAAGCGGGCGGCCGCGATCGAGCACCTGACCGAGCCCCAAGCGGACGCGCCGGTATCGCCCTGA
- a CDS encoding enoyl-CoA hydratase/isomerase family protein translates to MNAPTTTNEDLLYSVQDGIARITFNRPQARNAMTFAMYDRMAEICQEINADRSIKALILTGAGDKAFASGTDISQFRAFKTAQDALDYEARIDRVLGTLEQCRVPVIAAIAGACTGGGAGIAACCDLRIGTETTRIGFPIARTLGNCLSMSNISRVVSLVGPARTKDLIFKARLVEAQEALSLGLLNEVVPDVETLQRRADETARLVASHAPLTLEATKEAVRRIRRTLSREEGEDLILKAYMSEDFREGMDAFLNKRTPNWKGK, encoded by the coding sequence ATGAACGCACCGACGACGACCAACGAAGACCTGCTCTACTCCGTCCAGGACGGCATCGCGCGGATCACCTTCAACCGCCCCCAGGCGCGTAACGCAATGACCTTCGCCATGTATGACCGCATGGCGGAGATCTGCCAGGAGATCAACGCCGATCGCTCGATCAAGGCACTGATCCTGACTGGCGCCGGCGACAAGGCGTTCGCCTCGGGCACCGACATTTCCCAATTCCGCGCCTTCAAGACCGCGCAGGACGCGCTCGACTACGAGGCCCGCATCGACCGCGTGCTCGGCACGCTCGAGCAGTGCCGTGTGCCCGTGATCGCGGCGATTGCGGGAGCCTGCACCGGCGGCGGCGCCGGCATCGCGGCCTGCTGCGACCTTCGCATCGGTACCGAAACCACGCGCATCGGCTTTCCGATCGCACGCACGCTCGGCAACTGCCTGTCGATGTCGAACATCAGCCGCGTCGTCTCGCTGGTGGGACCTGCCCGCACCAAGGATCTGATCTTCAAGGCGCGCCTCGTCGAGGCGCAGGAAGCGCTGTCGCTCGGCCTGCTCAACGAGGTCGTGCCCGACGTCGAGACGCTGCAGCGCCGTGCCGACGAGACCGCCAGGCTCGTCGCAAGCCATGCGCCGCTCACGCTGGAAGCGACCAAGGAGGCGGTGCGCCGCATCCGCCGCACGCTGTCGCGCGAAGAGGGCGAGGACCTGATCCTCAAGGCCTATATGAGCGAAGATTTCCGCGAGGGCATGGACGCCTTTCTCAACAAGCGTACACCGAACTGGAAGGGCAAGTAG
- a CDS encoding pyridoxal-phosphate-dependent aminotransferase family protein, giving the protein MHQGRHFLQIPGPSPVPERVLRAMDMPVIDHRSAEFGELGRAVLEGSQTIFQTAGPVVIFPSSGTGAWEAAIVNTLSPGDKVLMVETGHFATLWRQMAGRFGIEVDFVPGDWRRGADPALIEAKLTDDKARAIKAVMVVHNETSTGATSRIAEIRAAIDRTAHPALLMVDTISSLGSVDYRHDEWKVDVSVSCSQKGFMLPPGLGFNAISEKARAAAKTNKMPRSYFDWEEMLKPNANGFFPYTPATNLLYGLREAIAMLLEEGLDNVFARHQRLAAATRAAVSHWGLEILCQEPSEFSPVLTAVLMPPGHDADQFRKIVLDNYNMSLGSGLSKVAGKVFRIGHLGECNALTLLGALTGVEMGLSVAGVPHRSGGVDAAMKLLEQRPQGNASPHLKVVGT; this is encoded by the coding sequence ATGCACCAGGGACGCCATTTCCTTCAGATTCCAGGCCCGAGCCCGGTCCCAGAGCGCGTCCTGCGCGCCATGGACATGCCGGTGATCGACCACCGGAGCGCCGAGTTCGGTGAGCTCGGCCGCGCCGTTCTCGAGGGCAGCCAGACAATTTTCCAAACCGCGGGCCCGGTCGTGATCTTCCCCTCGTCGGGGACGGGCGCCTGGGAGGCCGCGATCGTCAACACGCTATCGCCTGGCGACAAGGTGCTGATGGTCGAGACCGGCCATTTCGCCACGCTGTGGCGGCAGATGGCGGGACGATTCGGCATCGAGGTCGACTTCGTGCCCGGTGACTGGCGCCGCGGCGCCGATCCCGCATTGATCGAGGCGAAGCTCACCGATGACAAGGCACGCGCGATCAAGGCTGTCATGGTCGTGCACAACGAGACCTCGACCGGCGCAACCAGCCGCATCGCCGAGATCCGCGCCGCGATCGACCGCACCGCGCATCCGGCGCTGCTGATGGTCGACACCATCTCCTCGCTCGGCTCGGTCGACTACCGCCACGACGAGTGGAAGGTCGATGTCAGCGTGAGCTGCTCGCAGAAGGGGTTCATGCTGCCGCCCGGCCTCGGCTTCAACGCGATCTCGGAGAAGGCGCGCGCAGCCGCGAAGACCAACAAGATGCCGCGCTCCTATTTCGACTGGGAGGAGATGCTCAAGCCCAACGCCAACGGCTTCTTCCCCTACACGCCGGCGACCAATCTGCTCTACGGCCTGCGCGAGGCTATCGCGATGCTGCTCGAAGAGGGGCTCGACAACGTGTTCGCGCGCCATCAACGGCTGGCTGCCGCGACGCGTGCCGCCGTCAGTCACTGGGGCCTCGAGATCCTCTGCCAGGAACCCTCGGAGTTCTCGCCGGTGCTCACCGCGGTGTTGATGCCGCCGGGCCACGACGCCGATCAGTTCCGCAAGATCGTGCTCGACAATTACAACATGTCGCTCGGCTCGGGCCTGTCGAAGGTCGCCGGAAAAGTCTTCCGCATCGGCCATCTCGGCGAATGCAACGCGCTGACGCTGCTCGGTGCGCTCACCGGCGTGGAGATGGGCCTGTCGGTTGCGGGCGTGCCGCATCGCTCCGGCGGCGTCGACGCCGCGATGAAGCTTCTGGAGCAGCGCCCGCAGGGCAATGCCTCGCCGCATCTGAAAGTGGTCGGCACCTAG